CCACTTTTTTCAACGTTTCTACTGATAGCCCTGTTTCTTTTTCCGCATATTCCAATGTAAATGGTTCTAAAAATGCTAGATAATCTGCCACATTGCTAATACGATTTTCCATAAAGACTTCATCGTGCCATCCTTGATCAATCATATATTTCGCAACCGCTGTTAACCAAACAAAGTCTGTTCCTTGTTTTGGATGTATGAATAAATCAGAACGCTCTGCCATTTCGTGTTTTCGTAAATCAGAAACAATTAGTTTTTGACCGCGTGTCTTCTGAGCTCGCTTGATTCTGCTAGCAAGGACTGGATGCCCATCGGCTGGTGATGCACCAACAATAATGACAAGTCCGGCCGTTTCAATATCTTCCACTGTCCCCGAATCCGCGCCAATCCCAACCGTCCGAGTCAGCCCATCCGAAGCAGGCGCCTGACAATAACGTGAACAATTATCAATATTATTCGTTTCAAAAACCTGCCGCGCCAATTTTTGCATCAAATAGTTCTCTTCATTGGTTGTTTTAGAAGAACTAATAAATCCAATAGAATCATTTCCATATTTAGCCTGAATTTCTCGCAGTTTGGTCGCAACTAGATGAATCGCATCTTCCCAGCTCGCCGGCACAAATTCATTACCCTCGCGAATGAGCGGTGTCGTAATCCGTTTCTCACTATTGACAAAATCCCAACCAAACTTCCCTTTCACACACGTAGCAAATTTGTTCACAGGACCTTCTCCAGTTGGCTCGACTTTCAAAATTTTACGATCCTTCGTCCACACCTCAAACGTACAACCAACCCCGCAGAAAGTACAAACTGTCTTCGTTTTCTTCGTCCGCGTTTCCCGCATCGCTGCTTCCATTTCCGACACAGCAAAAACGGTTTGATAATTCGGCTCCACTTTTTTCACCATATCAATCATCGGTTCTAGCATATCTTCGTCTAAGCCAGTCATAAAGCCAGCTTGGCCAAGCATCGATTTTTCCATCAATGCGTTACAAGGACACACCGTCGCACACAGCCCACAAGAAACACATGACGATAAATTCGCCGGACGATCATCATCCCAAATAACCCGCGGCTGACTTCTCTCCCAATCAATCGAAAGTGTCTCATTCACTTGCACTTGTTGACACGCCTCCACGCAGCGCCCGCAAAGAATACATTGATCCGGATCATAGCGATAAAATGGATGTGAAAAATCATTTAAATAGCCCTTTTCCCGATATGGGCGGTCTTGTTTTTCCACGCCAAGCAGTTCTGTTGTATTATGTACTTTGCAATTGCCATTATTATTATCACAAACCGTACAATACAGTAAATGATTTTCCAAAATCCGGTCCATTGCTTCTAATTGAGCGTCTTTCGCTAATTCAGAATTTGTTTTAATTTCCATCCCGTCTGTCAGATTCGTGCTGCACGCCCGCACAAGTTCCCCATCAACCTCGCACATACATGTATCACAAGATTGAATTGGTCCAATTTGCTCACTATAGCAAATATGCGGATGCTGTATTCCTTCTGCATTTAAATAGTCCAATATTCGCGTTCCTTCCACCACATCCCGCGCCACGCCATTAATTTGCACCGATACTTTCGCGCCCATCACATTACCTCCTATATAGAGAAAGCGTTTACAATTTCCGCTTATATTATAACAGTTCTTACTTAAAAATCACAGTAATACGGCAATTGATAATCGTTCTCAAACACTGCTACTATGCGATTTCTCTCACAAGGCTAACGAATTTATTGACACTTATCCAACTTTTCTGTATTCTTTATTACAAAGCTACGATGAGAAAAGTACGACGCCCGTTTTTTCCAAAAGAGAGTTCCCACTGCTGAAAAGGAACAAAAAACAACGTCCGAAAATGGCCTCTGAGTTTTGTCGCTGAAAATAAGTAAGCAACAACGGGTTTGGTGTCCGTTATCAAGCACCCTAAGTATTTTATGTAAATGCTTATTTGAGGTTTTCAGTGCAAGCTGGAAATAAATTAAGGTGGTACCGCGTGAAATTTTCTCGCCCTTATTCCAAGATATTTTTTTGGAAAAGGGCGAGTTTTATTTTACCCTAAATTGCTCGAAATGGAGGATTTCAAAATGACAAAACAACTACTTGTTTTACAATCTGATTTTGGTATTAGTGATGGGGCAGTTAGTGCCATGTACGGCGTGATCAATAGTGTTAGCAAAGATTTACAAATATACGATTTAACGCATCAAATTCCTCAATTTAATATTTGGGAAGCATCGTATCGTTTATTACAAACCGTAACCTACTGGCCAAAAGACACCATTTTTGTCTCGATTGTCGATCCTGGAGTTGGTTCGAAGCGTCGAAGTGTCGCCGTTTTAACAGAAGATGGTCATTATATTATTACACCAGACAACGGAACCTTAACCCATATCGCGCATTACGGAACGATTAAAGAAGTTCGACTGATAGATGAGGAAAAAAATCGCCTGCCAAAATCAGGCGCATCCCATACATTTCACGGCCGAGATATTTTCGCCTATACTGCGGCTAGACTTGCAGCCGG
The sequence above is drawn from the Listeria monocytogenes genome and encodes:
- the fdhF gene encoding formate dehydrogenase subunit alpha, which encodes MGAKVSVQINGVARDVVEGTRILDYLNAEGIQHPHICYSEQIGPIQSCDTCMCEVDGELVRACSTNLTDGMEIKTNSELAKDAQLEAMDRILENHLLYCTVCDNNNGNCKVHNTTELLGVEKQDRPYREKGYLNDFSHPFYRYDPDQCILCGRCVEACQQVQVNETLSIDWERSQPRVIWDDDRPANLSSCVSCGLCATVCPCNALMEKSMLGQAGFMTGLDEDMLEPMIDMVKKVEPNYQTVFAVSEMEAAMRETRTKKTKTVCTFCGVGCTFEVWTKDRKILKVEPTGEGPVNKFATCVKGKFGWDFVNSEKRITTPLIREGNEFVPASWEDAIHLVATKLREIQAKYGNDSIGFISSSKTTNEENYLMQKLARQVFETNNIDNCSRYCQAPASDGLTRTVGIGADSGTVEDIETAGLVIIVGASPADGHPVLASRIKRAQKTRGQKLIVSDLRKHEMAERSDLFIHPKQGTDFVWLTAVAKYMIDQGWHDEVFMENRISNVADYLAFLEPFTLEYAEKETGLSVETLKKVAQMVHEADGTAVCWGMGVTQNIAGSHTSSAIANLLLVTGNFGRHGAGAYPLRGHNNVQGACDMGSLPNVLPGIQPLGNDEVRARFEEAYGVSISPEPGLKNNEMLDAIEAGTLHSMYVIGEEMAWVDSNSNHVQEILASLDFFVVQDVFLSKTAQFADVVFPAAPSLEKEGTFTNTERRVQRLYEVLEPLGDSKPDWWIIQEVARACGRTDWNYDHPSEIMDEIASLAPFFAGVRYDRMQGFNSLVWPVSADGKDMPLLYEERFNFPDGKAQFSTLPYIAPITFPEEYNLTLNNGRLLEQFHEGNLTDKSKGLDYKLPEVFVEVSHELAKERDLESGSLVRLSSPYGRIKLRAVVTERMKGNEVYVPMHSVSSETAVNLLTSSAGDVRTKTPAYKQTKVNLTVLEKTGKNPLPDHNPRNRKRFPQNGAEVERKWSREDYQPISKVNCACGGNCGCGGKGRNH
- a CDS encoding S-adenosyl-l-methionine hydroxide adenosyltransferase family protein — protein: MTKQLLVLQSDFGISDGAVSAMYGVINSVSKDLQIYDLTHQIPQFNIWEASYRLLQTVTYWPKDTIFVSIVDPGVGSKRRSVAVLTEDGHYIITPDNGTLTHIAHYGTIKEVRLIDEEKNRLPKSGASHTFHGRDIFAYTAARLAAGVINFEDIGPAATPDSIVSLSLSDSYLEGEQAFGTIDIIDRPFGNLWTNIRRTDFLQLGANYGDSIEVLIKHHDRVVYKNFVTYSRSFADLRIGEALIYVNSLDNLGLGINQGSFVDAYSVGTGTSWKVTLKKV